A single genomic interval of Rhizophagus irregularis chromosome 15, complete sequence harbors:
- a CDS encoding uncharacterized protein (SECRETED:cutsite_VNA-AP; SECRETED:prob_0.9019); SECRETED:SignalP(1-20) codes for MSRIFILTFVLFATLFAVNAAPLALEKRDIQIQPCPGLPPDVVGLDVTVTPDPVVPGTEETFDIKGTMKKDIVTGDFLSIAFIDNVVKQPIGDPLVVDICSLPGATCPTKAGTAFSTTQKYTAPKELPTSYAIKIGIGHHVQPPNVELIACEIALVRS; via the coding sequence ATGAgccgaatttttattttgacatTCGTTTTATTTGCTACACTTTTTGCGGTCAATGCAGCACCACTTGCACTTGAAAAAAGAGATATTCAAATTCAACCATGTCCCGGTTTGCCACCAGATGTAGTGGGACTCGATGTAACAGTGACACCTGATCCTGTCGTTCCTGGAACAGAAGAAACGTTTGACATTAAAGGAACAATGAAAAAAGACATTGTCACTGGAGATTTTCTTAGTATTGCATTCATCGATAATGTCGTGAAACAACCCATAGGAGATCCCCTTGTTGTGGATATTTGTTCATTACCTGGAGCCACTTGTCCGACTAAAGCCGGAACTGCATTTTCTACAACGCAGAAATACACTGCACCAAAAGAATTGCCTACGTCATACGCTATTAAAATTGGAATTGGACATCATGTACAACCACCTAATGTTGAACTAATAGCCTGTGAAATTGCTCTTGTTCGTAGTTAA
- a CDS encoding uncharacterized protein (SECRETED:cutsite_VNA-AP; SECRETED:prob_0.9071); SECRETED:SignalP(1-20): MSRIFILAFVLFATLFAVNAAPLALEKREVQFQPCPGLPPDVVGLDVTVTPDPIVAGTEETFVIKGTMKKDIVAGDFLGITFIDVVAKQPIGDPLIVDICSLSGVTCPIKAGTAFSTTQKLTAPKELPTSYAIGIGIGHGQPPNIEPIACAFALVGDDNGPADFEVWDFL; this comes from the coding sequence ATGAgtcgaatttttattttggcaTTCGTTTTATTTGCTACGCTTTTTGCGGTTAATGCAGCACCACTTGCACTTGAAAAAAGAGAAGTTCAATTTCAACCATGTCCCGGTTTGCCACCAGATGTAGTGGGACTCGATGTAACAGTGACACCTGATCCTATCGTTGCTGGAACAGAAGAAACGTTTGTCATTAAAGGAACAATGAAAAAAGACATTGTCGCTGGAGATTTTCTTGGTATTACATTCATCGATGTTGTCGCGAAACAACCCATAGGAGATCCCCTTATTGTAGATATTTGTTCATTATCTGGAGTTACATGTCCAATTAAAGCCGGAACTGCATTTTCTACAACGCAGAAATTAACTGCACCAAAAGAATTGCCTACATCATACGCTATTGGAATTGGAATTGGACATGGACAACCACCTAATATTGAACCAATAGCCTGTGCATTTGCTCTTGTTGGTGATGATAATGGGCCTGCAGATTTTGAAGTTTGGGATTTTTTATAA